In Chloroflexota bacterium, the sequence AGTTGCCTCCCATGCACTTCGGGTAGGAATCCACCGACAACGCAAATGCCTGTCATCTATTCGTGCGGATTCGCGTGATTCGCGCTTCACTCCGGGTACCCATCCGGATACCGCCGATGCCATTCCCACGCGCTGCGGACGATGGATTCCAAATCCGGGAAGCGCGGCCTCCAACCGAGTTCGCGGGCGATCTTCTCGGAACTGGCGACCAATTCCGGGGGATCGCCCGGCCTGCGCGGAGCCACCACCGCCGGAATCGGGTGGCCGGTAACGCGCCGCACCGTCGCAATCACCTCCAGCACGGTAAACCCGCGCCCGTTGCCCAGATTGTACACGCGACTGCTCTCATCCAGGGCGCGCAACGCCAGGATGTGCGCCTGGGCCAAATCCACGACGTGGATATAGTCGCGCACGCAGGTGCCGTCGCGGGTGGGATAGTCGGCGCCGTAGATTTGCACATGGTCGCGCTTGCCCAGCGCCACCTGGAGGACGCTGGGAATCAGATGGGTCTCCGGGCGGTGATCCTCGCCCCGCTCATCGGTAGCGCCCGCGGCATTGAAGTAACGCAGCGCAGCGTAGCGCAACCCGCAGGTCGCGTCCAGCCACGCCAGCATCCGCTCCAGGATATGCTTCGTCTCGCCGTAGGGGCTGCCCGGGACGATAGGCTCATCCTCACCGATGGGGATTCGTCGCGGCGCTGCGAACAGGTTGGCCGTGGACGACAGGATGAACTTCCGCACGCCGTGCGCGACCATCACGTCCAACAGCGTCAGCCCCCCGCCCACGTTGTTGCGAAAATAGCGCATCGGGTCGGCCACCGACTCGCCCACCAGACTGTTGGCGGCGAAATGCATCACGGCATCGGGCTTGTGGGTTGCGAAGACGCGATCCAAGAAGGCCCTGTCGCGCAGGTCGCCCTGCTCAAAGGCCGCCTGCCGTGGCACAGCCGAGCGGTGCCCCTGGGCCAGGTTGTCCACGACGATGACCTCCTCGCCGGCGCCGAGCAACTCCGCGGCCACGACGCTGCCGATGTAGCCCGCACCTCCGGTAACCAGAATCCTCATCACGCACCCTCCGTGCTGGCAATGGGCGGGCAAGCCGCCCTACGAATCGTACGGTAGTGTATACATTTCGGTGGAAAGTTGGTCAGACCGATGAGTGGCAGCATGAAACGCATTGTGTGTAGGGCAGGTTTCCATACCTGCCCCCTGTTTCCGGCGGCTATGGAAAGCCGCCCTACGTGTTTTGGCGTTGTGCCGCCAACCCATTGCGAGCGCAGGGGCTGGTTTTCATACCTGCACCCGACGTCTGTAGCCTGGGTCGCGCAATTGCCACCGACACACTACCCATCGTACGGCTCCGGGTTGTCCGGATCCAGAAGGGGGAGCGGGAATTCGCGCACGCGGCCCGCCAGATAGGCCGCGACCAGGTCCGCGCCCACACGGGCGGCCTCGGCGTGGTAACGCTCCATGGCGCCCTGCGGCACCGCACGCCGTATGCGGTCCATGTGCTCCGACGAGCGGAGCAGCGCGACGAACTCCTCGGCCGACAACTGGTAGCGCGATGCAAAATGCGCGAACGTCGGCGATGAATCGGGCGACTCCAACTCGCGGAGGAGCAACTGCCGCCAGCCGTCCAGCGCCTGCTCCGAGATGAACGGGAACGGATTCACGCGGGGGGCCGATTCCAGGGCGCGGCGAAAATCGCGGGGCACGGCGGGCCGGTCCTCCTGGTCCACCAGCGAACGCAGCAGGTCGTGCCACAGGAGCCTCTCCCAGTCGTGGCGGGCGATCGCGTGCCTGAAGTACGGCCAGTAGATGCGCCGAAGCCAAATCTCGTCCGCCAGAAGGTGGGCCAGGTATCCTGCCACCATCAGCCGCGCACGAGTTCCCGCGCCGTCCAGGTCGGCGAGGTGCGGGTGAGCGCTCAGTATGGCGCGGATGCCCGAATCGCCGCGCTGTGGTGGCAGGCGCAGGAAGTGCGTGGCGGCGCGCGGCTCGCCCGTCAGCACGCGCACCTCCGCCAGCGTGCTGCCAAGCAGAAACGCTCCGAGGGCAGGATCGCCGCCCTGGGGCACCAGTTCGGGGTGCGCGTCCAGAATATGCTTCGCGATGACGAGATGCGTAACCGGTGTCGGCAATTCCGCTCCTTTTGGCCCGAGCGTCATTGTACCGCAGGTGGGCGGTTTGTTCAACTCGCGCCCAACCGCAGCATCTCTCGCACCAGCAGGAGCGTGTGCGACTTGGTCTGGGCGTCGGGGTCATCCACCGGCCCCACGCATGACGGGCAGCCGTCGCTGCATGGGCAGGCGGCAACGAGTTCCTCCGCCGCGCGGAGCAAATCTCGGTGGAGTTCGTACAAACGTTCCGCGAACCCCACCCCGCCCGGCACGTCGTCGTACAGGTAGATGGTGGGCCGGCGCGTGTCCGGCGCCTGCACCGACGCGCTCACGCCCAAATCCTGCGGCGCGGCCATCAGGAACAGCGGGGCCAGGTGCACCAGGACGTGGGCCAGCCCATGCAGCCCACCCTCGGCGGCCTTGGACGTCTCAATGCGCGTGTGGCAAATGTGGCACACGGTGATGAGATTGCCCAAATCGTTCGCCTGCCGATAGCGGTCGTTCTCCCCAGGCACATACCCAAACTCGCGGAACGGGATGAGGTGGTGAACGTCGTGGCGGCGGCCGGGCCTCTCGGGAGCGCCGCACAATCGGCACCGGTAGCCGTCCCGCTGGCGGGCCAGTTCGCGCTGCGCCTCCCAGTTGGGGCCGTAGTCGGCGATCGGCTCCACGTCCCACGCCCCCGCCGCCCGCAGATTGTCCAGCGCCGCATCGGGCACGGTGAGCCAGTAGGCCGTCGTGTCCATGCTCTGCTCCGGCAGGTTGACCTCGCCCCAGCCCAGCGTCTCGTGGGTGTACATCTTGACCTTGCGATAGCCCGTAACCCGGCGGACCACCCGCACGTCGCCGAAGCCTCTGCCGGCGACGGGGTCTTCCTGGGCCACGCGCAGCACCGAAACGTCGCTGGTGCCCATTGCGTCCGTGTAGTAGTCCACCGGCTCGGGCCGCACCCTGGCCCGGCCCTCCTCCCACTGGACGCTTTCCACCAGGTACTGCCGCCCCTCGTGCATGTACACAGCGCCCGGATACAGAAACCTCGGCGCCGACGCCCGATCCACGACGCCGATGGCGCAGGGCTTGCCCCCCTCGTCCACCGATTCCACCGTGAAGGCCTCGGCGTCGGCCACCCGCAGCGACAGCGCATCGGCGGGATACGCCTCGCTCATCCAGTACCACGTGCCGGCGGCATGGCGCAGCACTCCCTCTTGCTCCAGGCGCGCCAGGATGTCGGGCGTGGCCTCTGCCGCCCCCAGGGTCTCGCCGTCGCGGAACGGGAGTTCAAACGCGGCGCAGCGGACGTGGCTTTCCAGAATGCGCGGGTTGTCGGGGTGGATGAGCGCGTGTTCGGGCGAGCGGCCGAAGAAATAGTCCGGATGCCGCACGATGTACTGATCCAGCGGGTCGGCGCTGGCCACCAGGACGGCCACCGATGCGCCCTTGCGTCGCCCCGCGCGGCCCGCCTGCTGCCAGGTGCTGGCGATGGTGCCAGGGTAGCCCGCCATGATGCAGGCTTCCAGATGGCCGATGTCTATGCCCAGTTCCAGCGCGTTGGTGGACACGACCGCGCGCGCCGCTCCCTCGCGCAGCGCCTTCTCAATCTCGCGCCGCTCGCGCGGAAGGTAGCCGCCGCGATAGCCGTGCACGGCGTCGGGGTTGCGCTTCCGCTTGCGGACGGCATCGCGAAGGTACGTCAGCAGCACTTCGGCGGACTGGCGGGAGCGGGCGAACACGATGGTCTGCACGTCCATCTCCACGGCGCGCGCCGCCAGGGCCACCGCCTCCAGGAGCGCGGCGCGGCGCAGGCCCGTCTCAGCGTCCAGCAACGGCGGGTTGTAGAACACCAGGTGCTTTTCGCCCTTGGGCGAGCCGTCCTCGTCAATCAGGACGATGTCCTCCTCCACCAGTCGGCGCGAGAGTTCCAGTGGGTTGCCGATGGTCGCCGAGGAACAGATGAATTGAGGCGACGCGCCGTAGAACGCGCACACCCGCTTCAGCCGCCGCAAGACGTTGGCCACGTGGCTGCCGAACACCCCGCGATACGTGTGGACTTCATCCAGGACGACGAAGCGCAGATTCTGGAAGAAGCCCATCCAGTTGGTGTGGTGGGGCAGGATGCCCCGATGGAGCATGTCGGGGTTGGTGATGACGATGCGCGCCGTCCGGCGGATGCCCGCCCGCGCGCCCGTGGGGGTATCACCGTCGTACACGGCCGGCGCGATGCGCGAAGCCGACATGCGAGAGGCCAGGTCTTCCAGTTCGGTCAGTTGATCCCGCGACAGCGCCTTGGTCGGGAAGAGATACAAGGCCCGCGCACGCGAATCCCGAAGCAGCGCATCCAGCACCGGCAGGTTGTAGCACAGGGTCTTGCCCGACGCCGTCGGCGTAACCACAGCCAGGTGGCGGCCCTGCCGCGCCGCCTGCCAGGCGAGCGCCTGGTGCGCGTACAGGCCGCGAATCCCCTTCGCCTCCAGCGCGGCGGCCAAGTCCGGATGGCATTCTGCCGGAAGCGGAGCCAGGCGCGCCGCCTGCGGCTCCTGCCGCCTCCACGCCGTAACGTTCCGCGCGAAGTGCGGCACGCGTTCCAGTTCCTCCAGCAACGCCGACACGCTCATGCGCCCCCTCACTTTCGGGGCTTCATCTTGTCCACAACCAGGTGGAGCAGGAACGTCCTTTCGTTGCCATCGTCAAACTGAACCTTGACCATGATGCCCGCCGAATCCTCGCGCACATCCACCACGCGCCCCGCCCCAAACCGTTCATGCTCCACGCGCATCCCCACCGCAAATGGGTTCTCTACTCGGGCTGGCGGCGCGCTTGCCGCTGGCTTGGCCGCCTGCACGTACTGGCGGTCCTCCCACAGTTGGGCGAACGTCGCCAAGTCTTCGTGAGAACGCACGCGGGGGGCCAGCCGGTCGCACGCCTGCCGCGCCCGCGCCAGGCGCAGGCTCAGGTCGGCCTTGACCCGCTGGGGACGGTCGCCCTGGGCCAGTTGCCGCGACGCGCGGCTGAGGGCGGTGCGTATCTCCTCCAGCACATCCCGGGGTTCGCTCTCGTAGAGGTCAATGGTGATCAGGTGGACGCCTGCCTCCTGGCACAGCGTCTCGCGGACGGCTTCGCGGTGGGCCTCTTCGGCCAGTTCCTGCTCGGACACGGGCGCTTTGCGCTTGCCCGTGCTGCCCACGAAGCGGAATGCGATGCCCGCGTCCGGGTAGTAGCGGTCCAGTTTCAGTCGGCGCCCCGTCTTCGGATTCACCAGCCACTCTGGCGTAGCGTTGTCCTGCGCCCGGAAGCCCGCGAAGATGCGCTCCAGTACCTCGCGCCAGGCGTTTGACATGTTGGGGAACAAACCCGCACCTCCTGTGCAAGGCTCGCCGCCGGAAGGTCAGACCGCGCGGCGTCGGATGAGAGAATAGCACATTTGTTTCACGGCGTCAAGGGTGCGATTTGACCTCGCGCCGAAAGCGGATAACATGAACCCGCAGCGGCCCGATCGCCGCTGCCTCCCCCGGCCCTTCGCGGCCGGTTTGGCAAGGGGCGAGACGTGCGAGCGCCGACCCGACGGGTACGGCCCCGCACCCATCGCCCCTGTTATGTGCCCAGGACCTCGGCGGCCACGCGATGAGCCACCGCCCGAAATCGGCCCCAATCGTTCCAGTCTCCGGACAGGCCCTCCAACTGCTCGGCGATGCGCCGCAGGCCCGCGATGTCGTCCTGTCGGAATGCGGCGATGCGCTCATTCGCGTCCTGAAGGCGCGGCTCTCGCCCATCAGCGCGCAGCAGGAACAGATAGGTCGCGAAGCGAACCTCGCGCGCGTCGTGAGTGAAGCGGTACTCCAGAACGGCCAGCAGGCGCTGCACCTCAGCGTCCAGCCCCGTCTCCTCCCACAACTCGCGGCGCAGGGCGTCCAGCACACGCTCGTCGTGGCCGATGCCGCCGGTCGGGATGCGAAAGATGCCCGCCGGGTAGAAGGACTTCGTATGCGTGAGCACTCTGCCCGCCGGGTTCACGATGACCATGCCCACTTCACCTCGCCGGCCTGGCGTGATACGTTCCGCCCAGTTGTCCAGGCTCGCGGCCGACATGGGAATCTCGCAGACCATGCGGACGCACGGGCCGAAGGCCCGCGCCAATTGCGCGTATTCGGCTTCGTCCACACATGCCAATGGGGTCATCTTCACCTCCGGTCAGAGCCGCCACCGGGCGCAAACAAAAGCCCCTCCATCGCGGAGAGGCTTTTGGGTCTGCGCGAACGGGATGCTACGAAACGCGCCAACACGCCACGAAGTGCTCGCCGCCCACGTCGCGGAATTCGGGCTCCTGCTCCTTGCAGATGTCCATCCGCATGGGGCAGCGGGTAACGAAGTTGCACCCCTTGGGCGGGTTGGCGGGGCTGGGCACGTCGCCCTCCAGGATGATGCGCTTGCGCTTCTCCTCCACCACCGGGTCGGGGATGGGCACCGCGGAAAGCAGCGCCTTGGTGTACGGGTGCAGCGGGTTCTTGTACAGTTCCAGGCTCGTCGTCATCTCCATGAGTTTGCCCAGGTACATGACGGCCACGCGGTTGCTGATGTGGCGCACCACGCTCAAGTCGTGGGCGATGAACAGGTACGTCAGGCCGAATTGGTCCTGCAACTCTTCCAGTAGGTTGATGATCTGCGCCTGGATGGACACGTCCAGCGCCGAAATGGGCTCGTCGCAGACGATGAAGGAAGGCTGGACGGCGAGGGCGCGTGCGATGCCGATGCGCTGTCGCTGCCCGCCCGAGAACTCGTGAGGATAGCGGTTGATGAAATAGGGGTTCAGGCCCACGACCTGCAAGAGTTCTTGCACGCGCTCTTTCAGCGCCTTGCCGCGGAGGATGTTGTGCACCTCCAGGGGCTCGCCGATGATGTTGCCCACCGTCATACGCGGGTTGAGCGACGCATACGGGTCCTGGAAGATCATCTGCATCTTGCGGCGCATCTGGCGGAGTTTCTCGCCCTTCATCTTGGTCAGGTCTTGGCCTTCAAACCACACGTGCCCGGCCGTGGGGCGATAGAGTTGCAGGACGGCCCGGCCCGTCGTGGACTTGCCGCAGCCGCTTTCGCCCACCAGGCCCAGGGTTTCGCCCCGGCGGATGAAGAAATCTATCCCGTCCACCGCCTTGATGTCGCCGATGTGGCGCTGGATCACGATACCCTGCGTGATCGGAAAATACATCTTGAGGCCTTCAACCTTCACGAGCACTTCTGCTTCAGCCATCTTACGCCACTCCTCTCTTGGTATCCACCCAGCAGGCCACGTAGTGGTTCAAGGCCACCGGCTGAAGGGTTGGGTTCTCTACCATGCACTGCTCAATGGCGAACCGACACCGCGGCGCGAATGGGCAGCCGGGGTCCGGCTCAATCAAGTCCGGTGGAGAGCCTTCAATGGGCGTGAGTTTCTTCTTACGCTCGGCATCTAGGCGGGGGATAGAACCGAGCAGGCCCAGCGTGTACGGGTGGCGTGGATCGCCGTAGATTTCCTTCACGGGGGCCGACTCTATGATGTAGCCCGCGTACATGACCGCAACGCGGTCCGCAAGGCCAGCGATGATGCCCAGGTCGTGGGTGATCCAGATGATGGCCATGCCGATCTTCTGCTTCAGGTCGCGTACCAGATCCAGAATCTGCGCCTGGATGGTAACGTCCAGCGCGGTCGTCGGCTCGTCGGCGATGAGGAGTTGGGGGTTGCACGACAGGCCCATGGCGATCATCACGCGCTGGCGCATGCCGCCCGAGAACTGGTGCGGGTAATCGTCAATGCGGTCCTTGGCCTGGGGGATGTTGACCATTTCCAGGAGTTCAATGGCGCGCTTGCGGGCCTGCTGGTGATCCAGCCCCAGGTGGAGTTCCATCCCCTCGGTCATCTGGCGGGCGATGGTCAGCACTGGGTTCAGGGAGGTCATGGGGTCCTGAAACACCATGGAGATCTTGTTGCCGCGCACCTGCCGCATCTCGTCTTCGCTCAGTTTGAGCAGGTCGCGCCCCTCAAAGATCACCTGCCCCCCGACGATCTTCCCCGGCGGCTGGGGAATCAGGCGCATGACGGACAGCACGCTCACGCTCTTGCCGCACCCGCTCTCGCCCACGATGCCCAGCGTCTCGCCCTCGTCCACCGTGTACGAAATCCCGTTCACCGCGTGGACGATGCCATCTTGAGTGAAGAACTGGGTCTTGAGTCCCTTCACTTCCAGAATAGTTCCCATTAGTACTCCTCCACAGGGATAATAGCAGCCGCTCTTGGGGCACCTGCGACAACGCCTTGCATTGTACACAGGAACCGCAAGATTAGCAAGTTGCGCCCTCGTTTTGCCCGCTATTGCGTCGCCGCAACGACGGAAACCAGATGATAGTTCCCCTGCGCCGTAACCTTCAGCCCCCGCAGGTAGGGCTTCACCAGCGTGTAGTCCAGCCCGTGGAACAGCGGAATCCACGGCGCGTCGTCCACGATGCGCTGTTCCGCTTGCTGGTACAGAGCCAGGCGCGTCGCCGTGTCGCTCTCGGTCATGGCCTGCTCCAGCAGGCGGTCCACGTCCGGATTGCTGTAGCCGGTGTTGTTCAGTTCGCTCTTGGAGTGAAACTGCGTCTCCAGGAAGTTCTCAGGATCCGGATAGTCGGCGCTCCACGCCAGCGTGAACATCTGGAGTTTGTGCGCGTTAAGTTCCTGCAGGTACGTGGGCCAATCCACCTGCTCTATGTCCAGATGCACCCCCAGGGCTTCCTCGTACATTCCCGCCAGCAGTTTGGCGAACGAGTTGGTGGCCCCCTCCCCCGTTACGGTGAGCGTGATGGGCGGCAGATTGCCCGCCGACCCGTAGCGCGACGCCTTCAGCGCCTGGCGGGCCTGCTCCGGGTCAAAGGGAATCGGCTGCAGGCGCTCGTTGTAGCCGGGCATTCCGGGCGGCAGGATTCCCAGGGCCGGCACGCGCGTGCGCTTGAAGAACACGTCGGCCATGGCCTGCTTGTTCGTGGCGAGTGCAAACGCGCGGCGCACCATCGGGTCGTCAAACGGCGGCCGCTCAACGTTGAACCCCACGTACTGGGTGTACAGGAGAGGCGTCTCCTGCACCTCTAGATGGAGCGGGTTGGCCGGATCCAGCACGCGCTCAATGTCGGCCACGCCCACGGGAGCGGCGTCCAACTCGCCCTGCTCGTACATCGTTACCGGCGCGCCCCCGCCGAACAGGAACGTAACGGTGCGCACGTCGCCCAACGGCTGGTAGTAGCGGTCGTTGCGCTCCAGCACCACCTGCTGGCTATCCCACGACCGGAATCGGAACGGCCCCGTCCCGACGGGGTTGCGCCACCACGAGGGGCCCGACTGAACCTCCTCTTTGGCCACGAAGAAGCCCGTGGGGTAGGTCAACTTCGCCAGGAATGACGCCCTGGCGGCCCGTATGGTGATGCGAACCGTCGCGTCGTCTAGGACCTGCACGCCGCGGACCTCGGTGGCGCGCCCGTCCAGTTTGTCCTCCGCGCCCACGATGTCGCCCAGGTACGTCCTCGCGACAGGCGAGCGCGTGGCCGGGTCGCAGGCCCGCTCAACGGAATACTTGAAATCCTGCGCGGTGGCCTTTCGGCCGTTGTGAAAGTACACGTTGGACCGCAGGTAGAACGTGTACACGGTGCCGTCGGCGCTGACCTCCCAGCGCTCGGCGATGTCCGGCACGACGTTCAAATCTGCGTCCAGGCCCACCAGGCCGGAGTAGATTTTGTCCACGTACTCGGCAGAGGCGCTGTCCTCCACCATCGCCGGGTCCAGCGTAGTCGGGCGGTCTGCCATGAGCCGCAGGTCCAGCGTCGCCCGGCCCGGGGGCCGCGGGCCAGGGGTGGCCGCCGACG encodes:
- the galE gene encoding UDP-glucose 4-epimerase GalE gives rise to the protein MRILVTGGAGYIGSVVAAELLGAGEEVIVVDNLAQGHRSAVPRQAAFEQGDLRDRAFLDRVFATHKPDAVMHFAANSLVGESVADPMRYFRNNVGGGLTLLDVMVAHGVRKFILSSTANLFAAPRRIPIGEDEPIVPGSPYGETKHILERMLAWLDATCGLRYAALRYFNAAGATDERGEDHRPETHLIPSVLQVALGKRDHVQIYGADYPTRDGTCVRDYIHVVDLAQAHILALRALDESSRVYNLGNGRGFTVLEVIATVRRVTGHPIPAVVAPRRPGDPPELVASSEKIARELGWRPRFPDLESIVRSAWEWHRRYPDGYPE
- a CDS encoding DEAD/DEAH box helicase → MSVSALLEELERVPHFARNVTAWRRQEPQAARLAPLPAECHPDLAAALEAKGIRGLYAHQALAWQAARQGRHLAVVTPTASGKTLCYNLPVLDALLRDSRARALYLFPTKALSRDQLTELEDLASRMSASRIAPAVYDGDTPTGARAGIRRTARIVITNPDMLHRGILPHHTNWMGFFQNLRFVVLDEVHTYRGVFGSHVANVLRRLKRVCAFYGASPQFICSSATIGNPLELSRRLVEEDIVLIDEDGSPKGEKHLVFYNPPLLDAETGLRRAALLEAVALAARAVEMDVQTIVFARSRQSAEVLLTYLRDAVRKRKRNPDAVHGYRGGYLPRERREIEKALREGAARAVVSTNALELGIDIGHLEACIMAGYPGTIASTWQQAGRAGRRKGASVAVLVASADPLDQYIVRHPDYFFGRSPEHALIHPDNPRILESHVRCAAFELPFRDGETLGAAEATPDILARLEQEGVLRHAAGTWYWMSEAYPADALSLRVADAEAFTVESVDEGGKPCAIGVVDRASAPRFLYPGAVYMHEGRQYLVESVQWEEGRARVRPEPVDYYTDAMGTSDVSVLRVAQEDPVAGRGFGDVRVVRRVTGYRKVKMYTHETLGWGEVNLPEQSMDTTAYWLTVPDAALDNLRAAGAWDVEPIADYGPNWEAQRELARQRDGYRCRLCGAPERPGRRHDVHHLIPFREFGYVPGENDRYRQANDLGNLITVCHICHTRIETSKAAEGGLHGLAHVLVHLAPLFLMAAPQDLGVSASVQAPDTRRPTIYLYDDVPGGVGFAERLYELHRDLLRAAEELVAACPCSDGCPSCVGPVDDPDAQTKSHTLLLVREMLRLGAS
- a CDS encoding NUDIX hydrolase, which gives rise to MTPLACVDEAEYAQLARAFGPCVRMVCEIPMSAASLDNWAERITPGRRGEVGMVIVNPAGRVLTHTKSFYPAGIFRIPTGGIGHDERVLDALRRELWEETGLDAEVQRLLAVLEYRFTHDAREVRFATYLFLLRADGREPRLQDANERIAAFRQDDIAGLRRIAEQLEGLSGDWNDWGRFRAVAHRVAAEVLGT
- a CDS encoding dipeptide ABC transporter ATP-binding protein; amino-acid sequence: MAEAEVLVKVEGLKMYFPITQGIVIQRHIGDIKAVDGIDFFIRRGETLGLVGESGCGKSTTGRAVLQLYRPTAGHVWFEGQDLTKMKGEKLRQMRRKMQMIFQDPYASLNPRMTVGNIIGEPLEVHNILRGKALKERVQELLQVVGLNPYFINRYPHEFSGGQRQRIGIARALAVQPSFIVCDEPISALDVSIQAQIINLLEELQDQFGLTYLFIAHDLSVVRHISNRVAVMYLGKLMEMTTSLELYKNPLHPYTKALLSAVPIPDPVVEEKRKRIILEGDVPSPANPPKGCNFVTRCPMRMDICKEQEPEFRDVGGEHFVACWRVS
- a CDS encoding ABC transporter ATP-binding protein, with the protein product MGTILEVKGLKTQFFTQDGIVHAVNGISYTVDEGETLGIVGESGCGKSVSVLSVMRLIPQPPGKIVGGQVIFEGRDLLKLSEDEMRQVRGNKISMVFQDPMTSLNPVLTIARQMTEGMELHLGLDHQQARKRAIELLEMVNIPQAKDRIDDYPHQFSGGMRQRVMIAMGLSCNPQLLIADEPTTALDVTIQAQILDLVRDLKQKIGMAIIWITHDLGIIAGLADRVAVMYAGYIIESAPVKEIYGDPRHPYTLGLLGSIPRLDAERKKKLTPIEGSPPDLIEPDPGCPFAPRCRFAIEQCMVENPTLQPVALNHYVACWVDTKRGVA
- a CDS encoding peptide ABC transporter substrate-binding protein produces the protein MSDLLQPRPQRPAPKRLWLWILVGVIVVGCLGLACATGGVVWLISSGRITLGRTTPSAATPGPRPPGRATLDLRLMADRPTTLDPAMVEDSASAEYVDKIYSGLVGLDADLNVVPDIAERWEVSADGTVYTFYLRSNVYFHNGRKATAQDFKYSVERACDPATRSPVARTYLGDIVGAEDKLDGRATEVRGVQVLDDATVRITIRAARASFLAKLTYPTGFFVAKEEVQSGPSWWRNPVGTGPFRFRSWDSQQVVLERNDRYYQPLGDVRTVTFLFGGGAPVTMYEQGELDAAPVGVADIERVLDPANPLHLEVQETPLLYTQYVGFNVERPPFDDPMVRRAFALATNKQAMADVFFKRTRVPALGILPPGMPGYNERLQPIPFDPEQARQALKASRYGSAGNLPPITLTVTGEGATNSFAKLLAGMYEEALGVHLDIEQVDWPTYLQELNAHKLQMFTLAWSADYPDPENFLETQFHSKSELNNTGYSNPDVDRLLEQAMTESDTATRLALYQQAEQRIVDDAPWIPLFHGLDYTLVKPYLRGLKVTAQGNYHLVSVVAATQ